The Tachyglossus aculeatus isolate mTacAcu1 unplaced genomic scaffold, mTacAcu1.pri SUPER_30, whole genome shotgun sequence genome has a segment encoding these proteins:
- the LOC119921821 gene encoding olfactory receptor 14K1-like: MRELQLVHATLEAQTRNHFIVAVTILDPRLTPPYCIAQLFWWILFVGSEYFVLTTNSFDRYTANCLPLRHNISMDRGVQHCPHFFCDAPSLRKISCFEDYIAMEVSMTTGVALAIVCFVLIAISYIPPSPPSSFSTCLPQLSVITVFFSTRTFAYLKLPSDSPSMLELLASVLYTVVPPAVNPHIYSLKNKGMKSALTESRQLWLRRPFFMFKI, encoded by the exons atgaga gagctgcagctggtccacgctacaCTGGAGGCACAGACCAGAAATCacttcatcgtcgccgtcaccatcctcgacccGCGCCTCACaccaccat ACTGCATCGCTCAGCTCTTTTGGTGGATCTTGTttgtgggttctgagtatttcgtcctcacgaCAAACTCTTTCGACCGCTACACCGCCAACTGCCTCCCCCTGCGTCACAACATCAgtatggaccgaggg gtccagcATTGtccccatttcttctgtgatgcccCCTCTCTGCGGAAGATCTCCTGCTTCGAGGACTACATTGCCATGGAAGTGAGCATGACCACAGGAGTAGCGTTAGCCAtcgtctgcttcgtgctcatcgccATCTCATacatccctccatccccaccgtctt ccttctccacctgcctccctcAACTCTCTGTCATCACTGTTTTTTTCTCTACCCGGACTTTCGCCTACCTGAAACTGCCTTCGGACTCCCCGTCAATGCTGGAACTGCTGGCGTCCGTGTTGTACACCGTCGTGccccccgccgtcaacccccacatctacagcctgaagaataaaggTATGAAATCTGCCCTG ACTGAGTCCCGAcagctgtggctgagaaggcccttcttcatgttcaAGATTTAG